ATAAAGACATTCACGACCTCCCAGGAGGGCGAGAGGTAGCGATTGGCGATTTGGGTGGCTTTGGTTTTTTCCCGATTCAAATAGATCATCGACCAAAAACCAGCACCGAAGTCGAAGGAGGCTGCGACGGAATAGATGACGACGAAAATCCAGAGCAGCGTAATGGCAATAATCGTGTCGGTCATGCCGTTCCTCCGTCCACTTTCGGCTGTTCTGGCGGATCGAGCTGTAAGGGATGGCGGCCAAAATAGCTGCGGAATACGAGCAGGGTGACGATCGCGAAAAATACGTACACCGAGAGAAAAATCCAAAATAGAGTAGAAATGCCTGCTGCTTGGGTAGCAGCGTCAACTGTTTTCATCACGCGATACACCACCCATGGCTGGCGTCCTGTGCAGGCAAAAATCCAGCCGAATTCGATGCCTAGCAAGGCGAGCGGTCCACTCGCGACAAAGATCCAGAGAACCCAACGGGGAAACTGAGATCGTTTTAGGAGCTTCTTCCAAGCGAAGCCGATGAAACCTACAAAGATCAACAAGCTACCGATGATGACCATCCCGTTAAATAACGTATGGATGTAGAGTGGAGGCCACAGCTCCTTTGGAAAGTCGTCCAGACCGACTACGACCTCGTCAAAGCGATTGGCTGCAAGGAAGCTGAGCGCCCATGGAATCTCGATGGCGTATTTGACTTCTTTTGTCTCGGGATCGGTAAAGCCGCCAATCGCGAGTGGGGCATATGCTTGTGTTTCAAACAGTCCTTCCGCAGCGGCCAGCTTTTCCGGCTGGTATTTATGCAAAAGCTGCGCGGATTCATGCCCGTTCAAGGCAGTTAATAGGGAAAAGGTGCCTCCCACGATTAAACCGGCCAAGAGTGCTTTTTGATGATACAAATAAACCCGACTGCCTTTTTCAGCGCGCAGCATTTTCCACGCTGCTACACCAGCGACGATGAATGCCCCCGTCATATAAGCAGAGACAGTTACATGACCTGCCGTCACGAAAAAGCTGGGATTAAAAAAAGCTTTCCAAGGGTCCACGTCGACGATTTGCCCATCGACCATCCGAAAGCCAGTTGGCGTGCCTTCAAAGGCGTGGACATTCGTAATCAGGATCGCGGACGCCGTCGCACCAAGCAAAACCATGAACAAGCTCAACAAACGCATGTTGCGGGATAAGCGGTGAGCCGCGTAAACGTAGATGGACATAAATAAGGCTTCCACGAAGAAAGCGAATATTTCGATCTGAAAAGGTAGCGAGATCACCTTGCCGACAATCTCCATGAATCCAGGCCATAATAGGGAAAGCTGGACTCCAGCAATCGTACCAGAGGGGATCGCGACGCCTAATAAGATCGCCTGGGCTTTTGTCCAGCGTTTGGCCATCATCTCGTAATCTCGGTCACGCGTCCGCCAAAAGAGGAGCTCCACCAGCAAGATCATGAGCGGGAGACCAACACCCATGGTCGCAAAAATAATGTGAAAGGCCATAGTCGTCCCGAATATGGCTCTGGTCATCACGATATCTTCCACGTTCAACTTCCTTTCTGATCGGCACCAAAAATTGTTAACGATTTCCTCGTTAATGTCCCATGAGGAGGCGGAGTTTATACGAAAAAGACCGTCACAAAAATGTGACGGTCGGGCTTGATGATAGGATAAGGACGTTTAGAAGAGTAGATTATTTACGATAGAGTGGATAATCAACCTCAGTTGGTACTTGAATCAACACCAGGCGGAGTGGAGCATCCGTTGATGCCGTGTAGATGGCTGTGCTGCTTTCCTCGGAGGAGAGAACGACAAAGTCACCTTTGGTTGCCGGGGTGTGGTTCTCGCTGACAGTTGCTTTCTCTGCAACGCTTCCGTTCCCTTCCACTATGACGACTGCGTGAGCATAACCAGCCGGGAGTTCTTTTTCATACGACTTTCCAGCGGGAATCGTGATATCGCTCATCAAGGAATCCGTGACCAACTGAATGGGAGCAGACGATCCGATGATGTGTTTTACTTGGACACCATCGACATCCTCAGACGGAAACTCCTCATGATCATACTGATTGTAAGTAGGCGGTTGCTTCGTTGTCTGCGCAAGATGCGGTTCAAACCAGATTTGAAACATTTCTGTATCCTTGCCGAGCTCTTCTGCATGGTACGCGCCTGAACCGGTTTGCATGATCTGCGCGCCGCCTGTCGACACCTCTTGAAGATTTCCGAGCGTGTCCCGATGTCCGACTGTCCCTGTGAGGACATACGACAAAATTTCAAAGCCGGAGTGAGGATGCAGCGGAATTTCAAATGTCTTCAGCGATTTTGCCCATGCCCAGTAAAAAAGCGGTCCTACCCGTTTGACAACGGAGCCTTCATGAGGGAAGCCAATTGGTTTATTCTCTACGATTTCACCGTCGCCAAAATGTCCTTTTGCTTGCTCGTTCTGTGTGTAGACGCGGATTTCCATCTGATGTTCCTCCCTTAGTACGATTGCTGGCTTACGGGGTGTGAGGAGTTGCCATTAAAACAAAACGTATGCGCCTGGACCGATCAACGCTACACCAATAACAACTGCGATTAATGTCAGGTTGTATTCGAATCCGTTTTGTGTGACCCAATATCCATTTTGACCGTGTACCTTCAGAATGGCAACCAGCATTGTGAAAGCAAGCAGAATAGCACTTGGCCAGATACCTACGCCTGTGGCAAACATGAGACCGCCAACGAGTTCAGACAATCCAGCGACAAAAGCCATTGCTACGCCAGGTTTCACTCCGATAGACTCCAGCCAGCCGCCTGTTCCTTTCAAACCATAACCGCCAAACCAGCCAAACAGCTTCTGTGCACCATGACCTGCAAACGTCAAACCAATGACCAAACGAATCAACAACAATCCAGTATCCAACACTTTTCATCTCTCCTTAATTACTTTTAATTAGTATATCTTTATTTTAAGATATTTGTCCAAAAAAGGCTGGCGGGCCTTAGAAGGATTCCGCCAGTTTTACTGCTTTTTCTACACCAGCTGCAACGAGCTCAGCTGCTTTGTCTTGGAATTGGTTGTGACCTTCTACGATCACTTCGGTTACATTGCTAACGCCCCAGAAGCCGAGGATCGTGCGAACGTATTTGTTTGCCATTTCCATCTGAGCCATAGGCCCTTCGGAATAAACACCACCGCGTGCGCTCAACAGAGCTACTTTTTTGTCGCCCATCAGACCAACTGGACCTTCAGCTGTGTACTTGAATGTTTTACCTGCTTGGGAGAGGTAATCCATGTACGAGTGCAGAACAGCAGGAACAGTGAAGTTCCACATTGGGAAAGCAAATACGATTTTGTCTGCTGCTGTAAACTGGTTCAGGTATTTGTTAACCAAGTCAGCGCGTTTTTGCTCATCAGCAGACAGCTCGATGCCGTTTCCTGCTTTCCACATAGCAGTCAGCATGTCGTTACCGTAATAAGGGAGGTTTTCAGCAAACAGATCCAACTCAACGATTTCGTCGTTTGGGTGTGTTTCTTGGTATGCTTTCGTGAAAGCTTCGTACAGCTTTACACTTGTAGCCTGCTCAACTGGGCGATCGTTTGCTTTAATAAAAAGTACTTTACTCATGAAAATTTCATTCCCCTTCCGTTTAGTAAGTCGCTAACTTTTAATGTGTAAATCTTGATTTTAAGATTATTACGTATCAGATCTTTTGTCAACACTTTTTTAAAACGATTGTGGTGAAGAGAGGGGCTGCTCATCTAATAAGTAGCTTGAGCAGTGCGGCCCAATTTTTTTAGCAGTTCGATTGCTTGACGTTGTTCTTCTGGTGTGAGACCTTCCATCGCTTTCTCAATAGCGAGTTGATGAGGAGGGAAGATTTCAGACAAAAATTGATGCCCTTTTTCAGTGAGTTCCGCAAAAATGACGCGGCGGTCTGCTGAACAGGGCTTGCGAATGAGCAGTTGCTTCTTTTCGAGTTTGTCCACAACGTATGTGATGTTTCCGCTGGAGATCAATATTTTTTCGCCAATTTGCTGCAATGGTTGAGGACCTTTATGAAATAATACCTCTAGTACGCCGAATTCAGTTGGATTAAGTCCATGCTCGCGAATGTGACGATTGGAGTGAGCGGTAACCCAGTTGTATGACCTTGATAAAACGACAAAAAGATCGAGGGGATCATTTCGAAGTGGTTTGTCAGACATAATGGACCCTCCTTTACATCGAAATTTCGATATCTTTAATTTAAGATAATCCTACATGATCGTGTTCCTGTTTGTCAAATTAAGATAAAAATAAAATGAAAAACACGCCTGTACAAACAGTTGTCTTAGTGATAAACTTTTGTTTGTAAACGAGCTGTGAAAGCGTAACAAAAGAAAGGAGGATGACCGTGGAAAAAGACATGCAGATCCTTCATCATATCCGGCAAAATCCTTTTATCACGCAGCAGGAGCTGGCTGATCTGATTGGAATCTCACGTTCAGCGGTAGCTGGCTACATCGCACAGTTGACCAAACGCGGGGAAATCAAGGGACGGGCTTATGTACTTCGTGATGAAGGAATGATTGCTTGTATCGGTGGGGCCAACCTGGACCGCAAAGCACGCGGCAAGCAACAGGTGCGTCTACATTCATCCAATCCCGTAACGATTATGGAATCGTGTGGAGGGGTGGCACGGAATATCGCGGAGAACCTCGGTCGTCTTGGCTGCAATACGTCCCTCATTACGAGCGTTGGTGAGGACAAAGAAGGCGAATGGCTCTTGCAGGAGACGAAAAAGCACGGGGTGCACATCAGCCAGGTGTGGAGACTTCCTACACAGCGGACGGGAACGTATACGGCGCTTCTCGATATTGATGGCGAGATGGTTGTTTCCCTGGCGAACATGGATATTTACGATGCTCTCACACCGGAGATGTTTGCGGAGAAATGGTCGCATATTGCAGCAGCCCACGTGGTTTTCATCGATACAAACATTCCGGCG
This genomic stretch from Brevibacillus brevis harbors:
- a CDS encoding cytochrome ubiquinol oxidase subunit I translates to MTRAIFGTTMAFHIIFATMGVGLPLMILLVELLFWRTRDRDYEMMAKRWTKAQAILLGVAIPSGTIAGVQLSLLWPGFMEIVGKVISLPFQIEIFAFFVEALFMSIYVYAAHRLSRNMRLLSLFMVLLGATASAILITNVHAFEGTPTGFRMVDGQIVDVDPWKAFFNPSFFVTAGHVTVSAYMTGAFIVAGVAAWKMLRAEKGSRVYLYHQKALLAGLIVGGTFSLLTALNGHESAQLLHKYQPEKLAAAEGLFETQAYAPLAIGGFTDPETKEVKYAIEIPWALSFLAANRFDEVVVGLDDFPKELWPPLYIHTLFNGMVIIGSLLIFVGFIGFAWKKLLKRSQFPRWVLWIFVASGPLALLGIEFGWIFACTGRQPWVVYRVMKTVDAATQAAGISTLFWIFLSVYVFFAIVTLLVFRSYFGRHPLQLDPPEQPKVDGGTA
- a CDS encoding pirin family protein, which codes for MEIRVYTQNEQAKGHFGDGEIVENKPIGFPHEGSVVKRVGPLFYWAWAKSLKTFEIPLHPHSGFEILSYVLTGTVGHRDTLGNLQEVSTGGAQIMQTGSGAYHAEELGKDTEMFQIWFEPHLAQTTKQPPTYNQYDHEEFPSEDVDGVQVKHIIGSSAPIQLVTDSLMSDITIPAGKSYEKELPAGYAHAVVIVEGNGSVAEKATVSENHTPATKGDFVVLSSEESSTAIYTASTDAPLRLVLIQVPTEVDYPLYRK
- a CDS encoding DoxX family protein, translated to MLDTGLLLIRLVIGLTFAGHGAQKLFGWFGGYGLKGTGGWLESIGVKPGVAMAFVAGLSELVGGLMFATGVGIWPSAILLAFTMLVAILKVHGQNGYWVTQNGFEYNLTLIAVVIGVALIGPGAYVLF
- a CDS encoding FMN-dependent NADH-azoreductase, with protein sequence MSKVLFIKANDRPVEQATSVKLYEAFTKAYQETHPNDEIVELDLFAENLPYYGNDMLTAMWKAGNGIELSADEQKRADLVNKYLNQFTAADKIVFAFPMWNFTVPAVLHSYMDYLSQAGKTFKYTAEGPVGLMGDKKVALLSARGGVYSEGPMAQMEMANKYVRTILGFWGVSNVTEVIVEGHNQFQDKAAELVAAGVEKAVKLAESF
- a CDS encoding MarR family winged helix-turn-helix transcriptional regulator, with protein sequence MSDKPLRNDPLDLFVVLSRSYNWVTAHSNRHIREHGLNPTEFGVLEVLFHKGPQPLQQIGEKILISSGNITYVVDKLEKKQLLIRKPCSADRRVIFAELTEKGHQFLSEIFPPHQLAIEKAMEGLTPEEQRQAIELLKKLGRTAQATY
- a CDS encoding carbohydrate kinase encodes the protein MEKDMQILHHIRQNPFITQQELADLIGISRSAVAGYIAQLTKRGEIKGRAYVLRDEGMIACIGGANLDRKARGKQQVRLHSSNPVTIMESCGGVARNIAENLGRLGCNTSLITSVGEDKEGEWLLQETKKHGVHISQVWRLPTQRTGTYTALLDIDGEMVVSLANMDIYDALTPEMFAEKWSHIAAAHVVFIDTNIPADCLAYIIERCREENILLFVDPVSSIKAKKLPQQLDGVEAILPNREEAELMAGMKITTIEECAEACRKIRERGVKHVIVTLGEEGIYYQSEDVEEHMLPYPTEVVDVTGAGDAFASGLLYGIVNGESFQRACRLGLAASALTLQTEQSVSPLLKAEQLEMAVEQFEKER